The Chrysemys picta bellii isolate R12L10 chromosome 5, ASM1138683v2, whole genome shotgun sequence DNA segment accccctgtgtaacacaggctggAGAATTTCATCCATTCAACCATTTATTTGAGCCCAGTAACTGActgaagcatatcttccagaGAGACATCCAGTCCATAGGAGACTGGGACCTCCCAATTCTTGCTTCTAGACCATCACGCCCTCCTCTTTGTATCCTGAGAATAACAGCTATGCTCGGACTGTGAAGTTGCAGGGGAGCGGGAAAGGAAAGCCTGGGGTAGGAAAAATTGTGCTTAAAGGAAAGGGCGCAGTGCAAGTGTGTTGCTTGCGTTTCATGGGACAGTCCTGCCCTGTGCCCTACTCCCTCCCTGTGCAGTGAGACGGGGTGGGGAGGAAATATCCCCCAAGCTGTGGAAGTGGGGCACAGAGAGAGTGCATCACACACctcctctgggaccctcccaccccacagggtcctagagcccagcctGAGCCCGTGAGTCGGCTCGCACGGGTCAGCTGtggttttttctttgctgtgtagacattccctgcGGCAGCATGAGTACATAGGCCCTAAcccaggagtggccaacctgagcctgagaaggagccagaatttaccaatgtacactgccaaagaaccacagtaatacgtcagcagcccctctCTTACGTTGTGTGTGTTTCCTGTAGTGTCCTGGGGTAATCTGCGGATTCCAGGTGTACTCCAGAGACTGGGATTTACCTACCTTGTGGTTGCCGTCTTAGAACTCCTGTTTGCTAAAGCTGTGGCTGAGAACGATACCTTGGTGAGTGATCCTTGGCTATAGCTGGCATCGATGATGCTGGAGGGGCAGGCTGTAAACACTCGTAGGATACACAGCACCGTCACATTTGCCTCTTGCACGTGCAGTCTGTTGTTGGATGGTAGCCTCTCCCGTGCCTGCCACTGTAGTCCTGTCTCCAGCAGCTCTTGTGTGGTTTTAGGAGCCATGCTGCTAAGTTTAATATCTGTTTAACTGTacagagcagtgcaaaggggtTGCTCAGGAAGTGAGCAGAGAGGGGTACATTTCAACAGCTCTGCATGGCTAGCCCCAGCTTGGTTGCCGTGTAGAGGATTATAAAGGTCCTTACGAATTCACTCCTTCCTGATCTGCAATCAATGCCTCTTGGATTCCAAGGGTGCTGAAAAACACAGGTGTAATGTTGACCTCTTAATTCAGTCCACTGTCCACTTCTAGGCTCCAAATGCCTCCCTCTTCTAGAATTGTCACATGTCAGTCTGAGCACCGCCCTCTGGGCCGGAAGGCGAGGCACAGACCGGGCAGCAGTGCCTTAAGAGTGCAGGGCTTTGTTATACCCTGCTAAGATCTTAGCAGAAACACCCTAAGCATGCTGGGACGTGACCCTTTCCAATTACTTACTGTGCTTTTATTTTAACCCTTTTGTCCTCCACCTGGGCCAAGCAAGGGTTTAGTCCATGCTGAATCCAGAGTTTCAAATTTCACCCACGTAGGAAAAACGCCTTGTTTTCCTGTCTGGCTCACAATCTGCTCAAAGGATTTTGCTCAgactttcaaaacaaaatcacttttgaaagcaAACCTGGTGAATGTCAGTTTCAGACATTGTGGGCGTGTGAAAACAATGTTACAATGGAAAGCCTTGCAAACTCTGCTGTTATCACTCCCAACCATCTGCAGTGCCGGGGGCTGTTCGAAAGTGAAAGGTGTCTTTTCCCCAAATGCTCAGTGATCATTTGCCAGTTAATATTCCTTTTCCTCCCTATCTCTCAAGCAGGAGACCCCGTATTTTGCCCTGCGGGATATCCTGCTCTATTGGCCACAGTGGGTTTTCATTCTGACACTGGAAGCGACTTGGCTGGGTTTGACCTTCCTGTTAATTGTACCTGGTTGCCCAAAGTAAGTTGAATGCTTGGAGTCCTTTTCCTTTGGGTGCTTTCTGTGTGGTGTCGGGTTATTCTGCTACGTAGGGACCGTGTTTCAGTGTCTCTAGCGCTGAGTCAGTAGGAAAAGGGGGCTTCTCAGTGAAACATCCCTTCCCCACTTCGCAGTGAAGTACTTGGCTTTATGTAGAGGACATCTTTATTACTCACCTAGGAAAGAAACAGGTTTAAAATCTCCCTCTGAGGTTCTCCTATGGTCCCCATCACTGTCGTGTCTGAGCAGCTCACATCTCTCATGCATGGGAGGTAAGGGAATGAGGCGCTCTGGTCCCGAAAGGACATCTCAATAAACCAGTCTTTTCATGTGTGCTGAGCTTTtgggctgctgctcctgcttgcTGCAGCTACATCCCTTCCGCAGCTTGTGTGCTCAGGCAGAGGAGGACCTCCCCTCCTCGTAAAGAGATCACGCGCACATGGGTCCTAGTAATGATCCTTGGTGCTTCTAGCTGCGACAGCCTGGAACTCTCCTTGCTCCTAGAAGTGCCTGGGCTTGTGGGATGCTGGATAGGGGCCGTACTAGGTCTGTTCAAAGTACCTTGTTCAACCTCGATGCCCCTCCTCGATGAGCTGCTTTGAGTGCAGTCAGCATTGGAGATGTCCTGTCCTCCCCTGCCAGTGCCTGCTTCCCCAGCCACCAGCCTCAGGCGCCGACTAGCCATGTGTGGCCTCTTCCTGCCATTCCCAAGTATAGTCTCTGTTTGACACTGGCTGTGGGTCTCGTAGCGTCAGGGCGCTGGGTTCTGGGGGATTTCTTGTTAACAGCACCTGGCTGCCGACCACGGAGGTTTCTCATCCACTTGTTTCCAAGTGGCTGCAGCCTGAGGGGTCTCTTGGAGGTCCCCTGCATTGTGCTTACTGCTGTGGGAGTCCATGAGCATTTCCTTGGCTGGCGGCACCGATGCTGCACTGGCTTGTTCTGTATTCAGGACGTTGTAGTCACCCGCATGCGTCAGGCCAGAGGAAGACTCCACAGCATAAAAAGCTGGGCTGAGTTCCACTGTGCGTTGTACCTTCCCAGGGGCCCGAGAGCTGGATCTGCGTTAAGGGCAAGATTGGGTGGTGCTGGGCTTTGGCTGCCCTGGCGCTATGGCTTGTTGGCAGTTGATCTTGTCTTGATCAGCGTGAGTCTGGCGCTTGTCTAGTTTGGCTGTGGGGATTGGCAGTTAGAGCGCACTGGTGGTAACTAGTTGCCTGGAAAGCAGAGCACCTGATGTTGGCTAGCGTCTCCTCTGGGCTGCCCTTCCCCTTGCAACTTGTACCTGGGAAGGATGTAGTTCGGTGGGTGACCTGATTGCCTGTGGGGGTGAGTTTGTGCTTCAGCAGATCCCTAAAGAGCTGCAAAGCGTAGCCTTGTTGTTCATTCTCAAGCCTTTCAACAGTAGAGTGCTGCAAAGACCCATGGCCTTTTGCTTCCTTTCCAGGGGTTACCTTGGCCCCGGTGGCATTGGGGATTTTGGAAAATATCCCAATTGCACTGGAGGAGCAGCCGGTTATATTGATCACTTGCTCTTGGGAGAAAAGCATATTTACCAACACCCATCATCCAATGTGAGTGGTTCTTACTTGCACGTAAACCATTGACTCGCTGCAGAGTGAGGTTCTGTGTTTAACATGTCAACAACTTTCATATAAAATTAGCGAAGTTTTCAAGGAGAAAAAGCTACTTTCTTCTTTAAATGCCAACTCTCCCACTCCATCTGGGATGTGACAGCTAAGACGGGCTCTTCCTTGCTTAGATCTCTCTGAAACTTAGTTGACAACTCTGGTGGTACCACTGTGGGAGGTGGAGAGGCTAGACTTGGGAACGGCTGTGGATGGGTGGGGCTGGCCTGGCTTGGCTTATTTGCAACTAGGCAAGTTCATCAGCAGCACACTggcctgggggctgtggggagagagttCTGCTCCAAAGACCATTTCCTTGGACTGTGTTCTGAGGAGGGATTGTAGCACAGTGTAAATGGAGCGATTTCAATGTGAAGTCTAAATCTGGCATTGAGAACAGTCAAGTgtcaggggagggctggggaaaTGGCCCCAAGGGGAGCAGGAAGTTCAGGGCTGGGTGCGTACCTTTTTAAtcctaaatctctctctctctctctctgcaaggtGCTCTACCAAACAACAGTGGCCTATGATCCCGAAGGCATCTTGGGAACAATAAATTCAATCTGCATGGCGTTTTTTGGACTTCAGGTACCGTCTTTGCTTTTTGGACCTACACTGTCAGCAAGCCTTCATCTCCCAGAAACAACTGAAGGCGTTTTTgtcaggggtgggggtagggggaaagGAGCTTTTAGAGCTGGAGCGGCAGCATCTTCtctagagttaaggttgcagtcACAGGTCCATTATAAACTAGCCAAACCCTCTGAAAACTTCTTGAGTCCAAGttggcagggcaggagggggcatcCGGCAGAGGCTTTAAATTAAAATTTGAGGTACATTGACCAGCGTGATtctgaggtttaaaaaaatctggtgtTTTGCTCAATTCTTGAAACCCTGGTTTGTCATATCTGGGGAGGCCTGGAACCTTTGCCCCAGCAGTTTGTGGGGAGGTCTGGCAATTACTAGTAGCAGCTGGCTGCTCAGGGGTTCTGAAAATAAGACTAAAAATGGACTTGGGCTGTTAAATTTAAGCTCATACTTGGCTGTGGTgtttccatcctcctcctcatctctcAAATGCACTTAGCACCTATGGCATGTGCTCATTTTCCAGAAAAGGAGACAGTGCATTGCCACTCAAACCATTAACGTGTCGAAAGTTCCCTCGTAGCCAGTCACTGTACTTAAAACAGGAAATAACTAGGGTGTCGCTTATACCAGGTGTGGGGAGTGATCTTGTAGCGGCTGACTCTAAATCTGTGTATCTGGACTTAGGTGGGATAGCTAACCGCCATAGTTTGTCAGGTAGAATGGCACACTGCATATCCCTTGGAGGAAAGGAGTTCTGCATTGTGCACAGAGTGGCGTTAGTTGTGTATCTAAGTAGGAGTTTAAGGAAGTGGCTACATGGATTGTAGGCGGGTGGATGTTGGAACTGAAAGGGAGCATGTGCCATGAAGGGTCGAGGAGTGCTTTTGGGTATATGGTTTATAGATGGCATGGCCTAGCCATTTAGGTTGGTGAAAATGTTCTTATATTTTGGTTGCCTTAATAGGAACTGCACTTGAGCAGCCTTAAAAGTTGTTTGTGTGGTTACTCATATGGGGTAGAAATCAGAACATTTTTGTTGCTAAACAATCATCACTTGTTTTCCACCGGAATGCGTTCTCCtagaagagtatcagaggggtagccgtgttagtctggatctgtaaaagcagcaaagagtcctgtggcaccttatggactaacagacatattggagcatgagctttcttgggtattcacccacgaaagctcatgctccaatacatctgttaggctataaggtgccccaggactctctgctgcctctcctagAAGAGTTCCTAATCTCGGTCTTCCAACAGCTTAGCACGAATAGAGCGGTTTAAGCTTCTCAATTCTACAGCAAGGGGGTGGTGGAAAATGCCTGGTATAGTAGGGTAATTTACTGGTTTTTAtgcctttgttttttttataggCAGGAAAAATATTCTTGTTTTACAAAGACCAGCACAAGCAGATAATGAGTAGGTTTTTTATATGGAGTGTAGTCATGGTAAGTTACATCTTTTCTTAATGCAGTTTAAATTACTCATTAACAACCACATCTTTTCATGCAGTGCAAACTTTCTATTTCTAAGATGTGCTGCAGTGAAAATTCATATAAACTCCAACCACTTATTTCAGGGGATTATTTCTGCGATCTTGACAAAATGCTCTAAAGATGAAGGGTATATTCCTGCAAATAAGAATCTGTGGTAAGTAGAGACATGTAACTTTTAACTATTCAATGTGTTTGTATCCATGTAGCTGGAGAGAATGCATTTACTGTAGCAACATCAATCCATATTGAATGGTCTCTAAATATCCTTTTAAATTCCCACTGAAAATATGTAGGTCAATCTCTTATGTGACAACATTGAGCTGCTTTGCCTATCTGCTTTTATTGCTGATCTACTACCTTGTGGATGTCAAGAAATGGTGGTCAGGTGCTCCATTTTTCTACCCAGGTCAGTAACCTCAAGCATATTTAGCTATCTGTGATGCAATAGGTGGTTCAGTCCTGTCCTCATCAGTAAAATTAACATTCTCTTGCCATGTCAAGTAGCAAGAGCTGTTGCTAAACTGTTTCCCTTCAAGAATATTTTTGCAATGAAAAATCTTTTAATCAAAGATCCTTAAACTTTGATTTAATTATAAAACTACATTCTCCACATGTTCATAGTGCTGTACAGACATTAATTCTTACCTCCCTCCCAACAGCAGTTTGATTAGCTAATCACTCTTTAGCTGTGAAGTCAGAGGGGTAAAGTGATTTATTCAAGGCCACGTGGCAGAAACAACATTAATGCTTAGAATTTCCCGATTCCCTTTCCTGTAAATGTGCTGCCAACCCCTAATCCTACAGCTTGCTCTTACAATGCAATGGAGTATAGAGTTGTTTTCTTTGTCTGTGTTTATTTTAAGGAATGAACTCGATCCTGGTCTATGTTGGGCATGAAGTATTTGAGAACTATTTCCCTTTTAAGTGGAAGATGAAGGACAGTCAGTCCCATGGGGAACACTTGGCTCAGAACCTGGTTGCAACATCCATCTGGGTCATCATATCATATTTACTGTACCGGAAAAGGATATTCTGGAAAATCTGATTGGGTGCGTGATGGTCTCTTCTGGGGATAAGATACTGAAGCTGGACTCCCCAGAGATGATGCCATTTCTGGTGGGATTCATTATTAAAAAGGGCTCATGTGTTCAGTTTACGTTTCCAGGGAAACTGGAATGAAGACTTTCTGGTGACTAAGGGACAGAAGCTTACTGTTTAGCCAAAACACAGTAACTTGCCTGAGCTGTGTTGTCTGCTTGTCTCTGTATACAGTATGTTTCAGTGCATAGAGTGCTGTTGATCTACCCTCAAACAGACCAACATACTGGATAGCCCTTAACTCCTGGACAATTTTAAGACAGTTCTGATCATTTGAAGTGTCTTTCATAAAGGGAACGGATATTGCTGCTCTGGGTTACGGTTGTGTCTCTGACATATTTCAAGCCATTACAAACTGACTTTATATGGACTGTGTAGCTGGCACCAGAGCAATGGCATCGTTTTATCCACAGTAACTAGATTTACTTCAAGGCCTTTAGCCTCCTTTCAAAGCAACACTGCAGTGTAGTCAATGGGAACCGGATTCAgccccagcaggaagatgtacaGACTAAATAATTTCGATTGAATATCAATGGCATAAACAAAATGTGAGGGGGTGACAGTCacttccagccctgccccatcttactttatataaaaaaaaataaagtgtttcTTTCCAAATGACCTTAGCTGCAATTCTCACACCATGACTCTAGAATAGCTATGGAAGCTACACAAACATTTTACTTCACAAAAGAAGAATTTTCAAatgatttatttataaaatcTTTGATCTACCAAAATGAGAGTGAAAATTAGTTTAAGTATGAACCTCAGTTTACATGTACTCTAGGACACGCAACTAGGATTGAGTCCTATAACATCATGAACGTGATTAGCTTAGAACAGTCCCATTGCAACAGCAATGTTGTGTTTGGAGTGTATAATACAGCCCTCTGCTTTCTCAGCAAGACACCCTGCTGCACTGTCCACTCCACTCAGGCCAGTGTCTGAAGTAGCAGTATCTTCTCATTAATGCAGAATCTGTGTAACACCACCATCAGATTCTCCCCGCAGCGTGAGACTTGGCGCTCCATTGCCAAGCGGAAATCCTCTTTCACCCCTTTAGTTATTCCCCGGGTTACTGTGTGATGCCTGAAGTCATCAAGGAAACAAAAGACAGAGGAGAATTACTCTGAGCAGTAGATGAGGCCCTTGTACACAGAGCACTTTTTGAAATAAAGTGTAACATCTACCTTCCATATCTGAATTCATCTGGAGAGAATTAATGTGTTTTCTATACTTTCAAGTGTTCATTTGCTTACTTGAATTTTAACCAGTTTTGGGATCTTTAAATGCCTTTAGTCTAATGCTTAAATCATCAAATGTCACTTGTTTTAACTAGCAGGCATGTCCACTCACTGTtccatgctccccctccccccaagcagtGCTTGTCCTGCACTGGGAAGGAAATCTCTACCAACAACACTTCCCCATTCTAATCACGGTCTCTGCAGCTGCGGGGCAAAGATGCAAAAAAGAGACTAACAAAAGTTTGAgttccctccccagcagcagggaATTGGACCTGCTCTGGGCTTATCAAGAGCAGCAGCATGAAGCTTACTAGGCTCTTGTCTGTTTCACTTCACTACTGCTAGTGGGGAAGCTCTGTGGGTGGGTGCAGAACTGATCAGACACTTATACTAACCCCCAGAGGCAGCAAGTGCCTTATGTCTGGTATCAGACTGAGGTCAGCGCCAGCAGCTTCCAGGCAAGGATCAAAGGTTTCTTTTGATCACACATCCAAGACTCGTACTTGGAAAGAGCACAATGGTTCTGGTAGGGCTGCAACCAAAGTGGTTCTAGCCAGAGCAGGTCATGTGATATCAGACTGCCATTCTATGGTCTGTTTttgctccagcccctcaacaCCCACTTCCATTCCACAACTTCAGAGCCCCAACGTCCTGAACTGCTGCTGGCAGAGCAGCGTTTTGTAACACTCGAACGCTGGGATTCCAAGCTTGACTCTCACTGGGCTTTTAGTCTGGCAGGGGTCCAGAGTCCCTGACCTTGTATCATTAGTCCCTgctcagggaagaggaggagggagttGCTGTTTAGCAAATACCTCAGCACAAATGAGCTCTAGGGGAAGGGTCCTGGTGGGAGAATCAGTGAATTGCTGGAGTTCAGGGAGTAGGGAGGAACTAAGAGCAAATCCAATTATAACGAGGGTGGAAAGAGGCAGCAAACCATACAtacccagagctgggggagggatcaGCCGAAAGGAACGATCCAGAAATTAAACCCCCAATGCAGCACTGTCCTAAACCAAAACCagttatttaagtattttatctCCTACACTGAATATTTGTATCAACAAATGGCTCCCTCTCAAAGCGAAGAGAAAACTGCCCCGGCccttaaagaaattaaaaatcaaGTCTGTTTTCATACTTTACACAGAAATAGCACATGCCACATGGCTCTGCTAGAGCACAACGTAAAGGGAACTAATATCCAGACATCAACTCTTAACATAGTGGGAAATCCAACTTAAAATCATATCTTGTTACCACTTTTAATGGTAATGGGAGCCAGGCACTAAAATGCTAACAAGCAGTGCTGAAAATAGAGCTCTACACATTCAGCTTATGGGACAATCCTGCTTTccagtctctctgcctcagtttctcacaaGCATTGATAACAGCTGTGGGCTACACACTCCGCTCTCATCTAAGGCCAGGGCTACACTCCAGACCTATAGCGGTATAAGTACATCGCTCAGCGGGGTGAAGAATCCATACTCCTGAGCAACACGGTTATACTGACCTAAAGCCCCATGTAGACAGggctatgtcaatgggagctaggcggtagctaggttgacagaagaattcttccactgacctagtgctgtctacaccaggcaTTAGGTTGGCTTCACTACATCGCTTAGGagcgtggatttttcacacccttgagagaTGTAGCTACGCCAGTGTAAGTTTTCAGTGTCAATCAGCCATCAGGAACTCAAAATATCAATACAAAACTTGTAATACTGACTATTA contains these protein-coding regions:
- the HGSNAT gene encoding heparan-alpha-glucosaminide N-acetyltransferase isoform X3 encodes the protein MVFVNYGGGKYWFFKHQSWNGLTLADLVFPWFVFIMGTSISLSLNSMLRRGCSKWKVLGKALWRSFLLFLIGIVIINPNYCLGPLSWGNLRIPGVLQRLGFTYLVVAVLELLFAKAVAENDTLETPYFALRDILLYWPQWVFILTLEATWLGLTFLLIVPGCPKGYLGPGGIGDFGKYPNCTGGAAGYIDHLLLGEKHIYQHPSSNVLYQTTVAYDPEGILGTINSICMAFFGLQAGKIFLFYKDQHKQIMSRFFIWSVVMGIISAILTKCSKDEGYIPANKNLWSISYVTTLSCFAYLLLLLIYYLVDVKKWWSGAPFFYPGMNSILVYVGHEVFENYFPFKWKMKDSQSHGEHLAQNLVATSIWVIISYLLYRKRIFWKI